From the Fibrobacter sp. UWB11 genome, one window contains:
- a CDS encoding low molecular weight protein-tyrosine-phosphatase, with protein MIKILFVCHGNICRSPMAEFVMKKMVRDLRAVIQSNTSLTAADFEIASAATSTEEIGNPVYPPARRMLASHGIDCSGKTARQMTVADYNHYDYIVLMDQNNLRNLRWILPRDIYERELDQARDVRDTHDGKVSLLMDWAGKSRDVADPWYTGDFEATWRDVNEGCKAMLQSICK; from the coding sequence ATGATTAAAATTTTGTTTGTATGTCACGGGAATATATGCCGTAGCCCCATGGCTGAATTTGTAATGAAAAAGATGGTACGTGATTTGCGGGCTGTTATTCAATCAAACACATCGCTAACTGCTGCAGATTTTGAAATCGCCTCCGCTGCCACAAGCACCGAAGAAATCGGAAATCCGGTGTACCCACCTGCAAGGCGCATGCTCGCCAGTCACGGAATCGATTGCAGCGGAAAGACAGCACGTCAAATGACCGTCGCCGACTACAACCATTACGATTACATCGTACTCATGGACCAGAACAACCTCCGTAATCTTCGTTGGATTTTGCCCCGCGACATTTACGAACGAGAACTTGACCAGGCTCGGGATGTGCGTGACACCCACGACGGCAAAGTTTCACTCCTTATGGATTGGGCGGGCAAAAGCCGCGATGTGGCAGATCCTTGGTATACCGGCGATTTCGAAGCAACATGGCGCGATGTCAACGAAGGTTGCAAGGCCATGCTCCAATCTATTTGCAAATAA
- a CDS encoding DUF4401 domain-containing protein: MENNSRKSKQLPAPLMIVMAFGGIIIAALTVGFVALIARDNKIVYAVLSVISIIGAIMLSRDGKLDDDEVPLLLVTYPLFFSGFTYGYIAGFEYLTLTYVLQFVAAVLSFAFSKIRMCRQMLLCYALVVLPLIFFSYFDGLSTLYSHYSKIPPAIEISCFAIIVAYMGAFAATIKYKWFASTVLKDYLNTIRIAAALISVALLKFIQCDNTVFAVVFAVISFAIAFTLLRKYVTGKRLIESSALALLCCASTAMYPAMALPIVGMLLSFLILDYACLVIFSVAFVCGIAKFYYDLDMLLINKSYLLLASGALFLLMFYFIKRVSK; the protein is encoded by the coding sequence ATGGAAAACAACAGCCGTAAATCTAAACAATTGCCTGCACCTTTGATGATAGTGATGGCTTTTGGGGGAATCATCATTGCCGCACTGACGGTTGGCTTTGTGGCGCTTATTGCGCGGGACAACAAGATTGTGTACGCCGTGTTGTCTGTAATTTCAATTATTGGTGCAATAATGCTTTCGCGAGATGGAAAGCTTGATGACGATGAAGTGCCGTTGCTGCTGGTGACATATCCGCTGTTTTTCTCCGGATTTACATATGGGTATATCGCTGGATTTGAATATTTGACATTGACTTATGTGTTGCAATTTGTGGCTGCCGTTTTATCATTTGCTTTTAGCAAAATTCGTATGTGCCGTCAAATGCTGCTCTGCTATGCATTGGTGGTGCTGCCGCTTATTTTCTTCTCGTATTTTGATGGATTGTCCACTCTGTACTCTCATTATAGCAAAATACCTCCTGCAATCGAAATATCCTGTTTTGCAATTATCGTTGCCTATATGGGTGCATTTGCTGCCACCATTAAATATAAATGGTTTGCATCAACAGTGCTTAAAGACTATTTGAACACAATTAGGATTGCTGCCGCTTTGATATCAGTCGCGCTTTTGAAGTTTATTCAATGTGATAATACTGTTTTTGCGGTTGTCTTTGCTGTAATCAGTTTTGCTATTGCTTTTACCCTGCTGCGTAAATATGTTACAGGCAAAAGGTTGATTGAGAGTAGTGCCCTTGCCTTGCTGTGCTGTGCATCTACGGCGATGTATCCTGCTATGGCATTGCCGATTGTGGGGATGCTCTTGTCGTTTTTGATTCTCGACTATGCATGCTTGGTTATCTTTTCTGTAGCATTTGTTTGTGGAATTGCAAAATTCTACTACGATTTAGATATGTTGCTGATTAACAAGTCGTACCTGTTGTTGGCGTCGGGTGCGTTGTTCTTGCTGATGTTTTACTTTATTAAACGAGTCTCCAAATGA
- a CDS encoding AgmX/PglI C-terminal domain-containing protein: MKHLRSIFIFLFITSITIYAGGTASLVAKKSSTKGYTYSKSTRSTFIQECSENANQDICYCVLDIIQQQYSEKQYLKFDADLRKNIKHNDFISFISFAAEICDAEYTVNNIDEQALKDYLNENQSSKLTEEEANEYVNIFLKDVSKKNFVSNCAPAAKDFYGEKTASQVCGCAYDHIVSDVPRFTQFIMNNGYPDGTDTSTWGKEYMYECAPEKFTPEMKKNLINLMNQKGVPQSVGTCFVKVIEKEYSVQAFITAAKDYFEKDPVFMKYLNERISTCLIEMEIDSYSNEPINNNFNNGYAEGGSEGIGDGLAGLLGGGGGGIATKAKGSIKTPSTRDVIISHNDGNRGENDIMKVVRQRTPGLRHIYNKSLKKKPGFQGKVTLKFTIAPGGEIISISIVSSTTGFSEFDREIKDAVGRWKFNKIQSGNTTVSIPFTFSE, encoded by the coding sequence ATGAAACACCTAAGATCCATATTTATTTTTCTGTTTATTACATCAATTACAATCTATGCAGGGGGAACTGCATCTCTCGTCGCAAAGAAAAGCAGTACAAAGGGATACACTTATTCCAAATCAACACGTTCAACATTCATCCAAGAATGTTCTGAGAACGCCAACCAAGATATTTGTTACTGCGTCCTAGACATAATTCAGCAACAGTATAGCGAAAAACAATATCTTAAATTTGACGCCGATTTAAGAAAGAACATCAAGCATAATGATTTCATTTCTTTCATATCATTCGCTGCAGAAATTTGCGATGCAGAATACACAGTAAACAATATTGACGAACAAGCATTGAAAGATTATCTAAACGAGAACCAATCATCAAAATTAACAGAAGAAGAAGCCAACGAATATGTAAACATATTTTTAAAAGATGTATCTAAAAAGAATTTTGTATCAAATTGTGCACCAGCAGCAAAAGATTTCTACGGAGAAAAGACTGCATCTCAAGTGTGCGGTTGTGCATATGACCATATAGTCTCAGACGTCCCTCGATTTACACAATTTATCATGAACAACGGATATCCTGACGGAACAGATACTAGCACTTGGGGAAAAGAATACATGTATGAATGCGCCCCTGAAAAATTCACCCCCGAAATGAAGAAAAATTTAATAAACCTAATGAACCAAAAAGGAGTTCCACAATCTGTAGGAACATGTTTTGTAAAAGTCATAGAAAAAGAATATTCTGTACAAGCTTTTATCACAGCAGCAAAAGACTACTTTGAAAAAGATCCCGTTTTCATGAAATATCTAAACGAAAGAATTTCAACGTGTTTAATAGAAATGGAAATAGATAGCTACAGCAACGAGCCGATTAACAATAATTTCAATAATGGTTACGCAGAAGGCGGCTCTGAGGGCATCGGAGATGGACTCGCAGGTCTCCTAGGAGGAGGCGGTGGTGGAATAGCAACAAAAGCAAAAGGTTCCATCAAGACTCCGTCAACGCGTGATGTTATCATTTCACACAACGACGGGAATCGCGGTGAAAACGATATAATGAAAGTTGTCCGCCAGCGTACTCCAGGTCTTCGCCACATCTATAACAAAAGCCTGAAGAAGAAACCAGGATTCCAGGGTAAGGTCACCTTGAAGTTCACAATTGCCCCGGGCGGCGAAATCATCAGCATATCCATAGTGTCTTCCACGACCGGTTTCAGCGAATTCGACAGAGAAATCAAGGACGCAGTCGGCCGCTGGAAATTCAACAAAATTCAATCAGGAAACACAACCGTCTCTATTCCGTTTACATTCTCTGAATAA
- a CDS encoding DUF2157 domain-containing protein: protein MDDSITLSGSDQAKTADAKAWIRFVQVLTLTLGSGLMLAGIIFFFAYNWEQMHRFVKMGIAVALILAVFAVAIKVKMSDFTHKITLSVLCGLVGVFWAIFGQVYQTKADSYVFFLTWALCILAWVFFADFYPLWAVFIVLASMGVIPLIPSCDWHSTLLMLYGAAWILFFVFAPKYLPRLSAPPSWFTSALFTVEFGVAVFTVCYVTVKGSEAQNLLMAFAVAAATIWYALKQKDIWLYSMLFIGALSVLECVYFRCLLPTFGLFYQIMMSAAALGGASFAIVRQNEKWKQEESGTSTNQSVMDNGKQQP, encoded by the coding sequence ATGGACGATTCAATTACATTATCAGGGAGCGACCAAGCCAAAACTGCCGATGCCAAGGCTTGGATTCGATTCGTGCAGGTGCTTACGCTAACGTTAGGCTCGGGGTTGATGTTGGCGGGCATCATTTTTTTCTTCGCCTACAATTGGGAGCAGATGCACCGTTTTGTAAAAATGGGCATCGCTGTTGCGTTGATCCTTGCCGTTTTTGCTGTGGCTATAAAAGTAAAAATGAGCGATTTTACCCACAAAATCACGTTGTCTGTCCTGTGTGGACTTGTGGGCGTGTTCTGGGCTATATTCGGGCAGGTGTATCAGACCAAGGCCGACTCTTACGTATTTTTTCTCACGTGGGCGCTCTGCATTTTGGCGTGGGTGTTTTTTGCTGACTTCTATCCGCTTTGGGCGGTTTTTATTGTTCTTGCATCGATGGGAGTGATTCCACTCATTCCTTCTTGTGATTGGCACTCGACTCTGCTTATGTTGTACGGTGCTGCGTGGATTTTGTTTTTTGTTTTTGCTCCAAAATATCTGCCGCGTTTATCCGCTCCGCCGTCTTGGTTTACGAGTGCCTTGTTTACTGTTGAATTTGGTGTTGCTGTCTTCACCGTGTGCTATGTGACTGTTAAAGGTTCTGAGGCTCAAAATTTATTGATGGCTTTTGCCGTAGCTGCAGCAACAATATGGTACGCGTTGAAACAAAAGGATATATGGCTTTATTCAATGTTGTTCATAGGTGCGTTGAGTGTGCTGGAATGTGTGTATTTTAGATGTCTCTTACCTACATTTGGACTATTTTATCAAATAATGATGAGTGCCGCCGCCTTGGGAGGAGCATCATTCGCTATTGTAAGACAAAACGAAAAGTGGAAGCAAGAAGAATCTGGAACATCAACAAATCAATCGGTAATGGACAATGGAAAACAACAGCCGTAA
- a CDS encoding transporter: MEFMTLMDKIREQFGVSFPFEISPGETWNRNGDKSILQVFDVETGETKVLKEFDCVIEAPNWSADGTFLTYNSNGRIFKYTIASGEVSEIESYFVDNCNNDHVLDPDGSGVYVSHHTKEDGLSRIYKIYFDGRLPRLVTPLAPSYLHGVTPDGKTLAYCAERNGSYDIYTIPATGGNETRLTTAFGLNDGPEYNCNGEYIWFNSERSGRMQAFCMKADGSEQMQMTFDSHWNTWFPHVSPDRQKVVMVAYTETDVRPGEHVPNKFVELRLMRRVAHENEDARENAVENWSTPQTIFKLFGGQGTINVNSWAPDSRRFAFVSYIHGDNPSNQTPR; the protein is encoded by the coding sequence ATGGAATTCATGACGCTGATGGATAAAATTCGCGAACAGTTTGGCGTGAGTTTCCCGTTTGAAATTTCTCCGGGTGAAACTTGGAACCGTAATGGCGACAAATCTATTTTGCAAGTCTTTGATGTCGAAACTGGCGAAACTAAGGTTCTCAAGGAATTTGATTGCGTGATTGAAGCGCCCAACTGGAGCGCTGATGGAACATTCCTCACGTACAACAGCAATGGTCGTATTTTTAAGTACACGATAGCGTCAGGCGAAGTGAGCGAAATTGAAAGTTATTTTGTAGATAACTGCAATAACGACCATGTTCTTGATCCGGATGGTAGTGGCGTTTATGTTAGCCATCATACGAAAGAAGACGGGCTTTCGCGTATTTACAAGATTTACTTTGACGGTCGCTTGCCGCGATTGGTTACTCCGCTTGCTCCAAGCTATCTCCACGGCGTTACGCCGGACGGAAAAACGCTTGCGTACTGTGCGGAACGCAATGGTTCGTATGATATTTACACGATCCCGGCGACGGGTGGCAATGAAACTCGCCTCACGACTGCTTTCGGGTTGAACGATGGTCCTGAATACAATTGCAATGGCGAATATATTTGGTTTAATTCTGAGCGTTCTGGGCGTATGCAGGCTTTCTGCATGAAGGCGGATGGTTCTGAACAAATGCAGATGACGTTCGATTCGCATTGGAATACGTGGTTCCCGCATGTTTCGCCTGATCGTCAAAAGGTCGTGATGGTGGCATACACGGAAACGGATGTTCGTCCTGGAGAACATGTTCCGAATAAATTTGTGGAATTGCGCTTGATGCGTCGAGTGGCGCATGAAAATGAGGATGCTCGTGAAAATGCTGTTGAAAATTGGAGCACTCCACAAACCATATTTAAACTATTTGGTGGGCAAGGAACGATTAATGTCAATTCTTGGGCTCCCGATAGCAGACGTTTCGCTTTTGTAAGCTACATTCACGGCGATAACCCATCCAACCAAACTCCCCGATAA
- a CDS encoding MarR family winged helix-turn-helix transcriptional regulator, which yields MTCPQLKLENQLCFPLYAVSKEITRRYVPFLEPLDLTYTQYIVMLVLWEEKKCNVTELGKKLFLDSGTLTPLLKKLESKGYIKRTRESSDERCLSVSLTDEGEKLQLKAANVPKSMASCVNLPEDEAKQLYITLYKILEGFKDNV from the coding sequence ATGACATGTCCTCAACTAAAACTTGAAAATCAACTATGCTTTCCGTTGTATGCGGTATCCAAGGAAATCACACGTCGCTACGTGCCTTTCTTGGAACCGCTCGACCTCACCTACACGCAGTACATCGTGATGCTCGTGTTGTGGGAAGAAAAAAAATGCAATGTAACGGAACTCGGGAAAAAGCTATTCCTCGATTCAGGAACGCTCACCCCGCTCCTGAAAAAACTCGAGAGCAAAGGCTACATCAAGCGCACCCGCGAGTCAAGCGACGAGCGTTGCCTTTCTGTAAGCCTTACCGATGAAGGTGAAAAGCTGCAACTTAAAGCAGCGAACGTTCCTAAGTCCATGGCAAGTTGCGTAAATTTGCCGGAAGACGAAGCCAAACAGCTATACATCACGCTATACAAAATCTTGGAAGGCTTCAAGGACAACGTATGA
- a CDS encoding glutathione peroxidase, giving the protein MTIYNFTLTDGKGNEVPLSKFKGEVMLIVNTATGCGFTPHYKPIEQMYTDFHDKGFEVIDIPCNQFMGQTPGTDDEIHEFCTLKYGTTFPQMKKSDVNGPNELPLYTYLKSQMGFQGFGLGIKAAAMAMLLKKIDKDYKNNPDIKWNFTKFIIDRAGNVVARFEPTAKMEDVRSCVEKLL; this is encoded by the coding sequence ATGACAATCTACAACTTCACACTTACCGACGGTAAAGGCAACGAAGTTCCGCTCTCAAAATTCAAGGGCGAAGTCATGCTCATCGTGAACACGGCAACCGGTTGCGGATTCACCCCGCACTACAAGCCGATCGAACAGATGTACACGGACTTCCACGACAAGGGCTTCGAAGTCATCGACATTCCATGCAACCAGTTCATGGGCCAGACCCCCGGCACAGACGACGAAATTCATGAATTCTGCACGCTCAAGTACGGCACCACGTTCCCGCAGATGAAAAAATCCGACGTGAACGGCCCGAACGAACTCCCGCTCTACACCTACCTGAAATCCCAAATGGGTTTTCAAGGTTTCGGGTTAGGAATCAAGGCCGCCGCAATGGCCATGCTTCTGAAGAAGATAGACAAGGATTACAAGAACAATCCTGATATCAAGTGGAACTTCACAAAGTTCATCATCGACCGCGCAGGCAATGTTGTCGCCCGTTTTGAACCCACAGCCAAAATGGAGGACGTGCGTTCTTGCGTTGAAAAGCTACTTTAG
- a CDS encoding ketopantoate reductase family protein, whose amino-acid sequence MNQIKSVAVVGLGAVGAVVAEQLLSVLGNKLYCVMDAKRKARYQASGIIINGKKADFNFVTPDEVPVVDLVIFATKNLQFNEALEEAKNAVGPNTALLSLLNGVHSETEIERVYGAEKTLYGFIVNLQSINKHGNIDCAGRGIILFGEKDNRHSERVESIHQLFEAAHIVHKIPENIRLEMWKKLLMNTVFNSIGAICRSTFAGFNFPVMQSLVRKIGNEVIQVANAEGFALTNEDLEENLRLTCNYTPLGKCSMLQDIEAGRKTENAYFCGTISKLGKTHGIPTPYCEFLGELIEGTELARELQKKLS is encoded by the coding sequence ATGAATCAAATCAAAAGTGTTGCAGTTGTGGGTCTCGGGGCTGTCGGTGCCGTTGTAGCAGAACAGCTTTTGAGCGTTCTTGGAAACAAGCTTTATTGCGTGATGGACGCCAAACGCAAAGCGCGATACCAAGCAAGCGGAATCATCATCAACGGGAAAAAGGCCGACTTCAATTTTGTCACGCCGGACGAAGTCCCGGTCGTTGACCTTGTGATTTTTGCGACCAAGAATTTGCAGTTCAACGAGGCTCTTGAAGAAGCAAAAAATGCAGTCGGCCCGAACACGGCTTTGCTTTCGCTTTTGAATGGCGTGCATTCCGAAACAGAAATCGAGCGTGTTTACGGTGCAGAAAAGACGTTGTACGGATTCATCGTCAATTTGCAGTCTATCAACAAGCACGGAAATATCGACTGTGCAGGCCGAGGCATCATCCTCTTTGGCGAGAAAGACAACCGCCATTCTGAACGCGTCGAAAGCATCCACCAGCTTTTTGAAGCAGCGCACATTGTACACAAGATTCCAGAAAACATCCGCCTAGAAATGTGGAAAAAGCTCCTGATGAACACCGTATTCAATTCGATTGGAGCCATTTGCCGTTCCACATTTGCGGGTTTCAATTTTCCAGTGATGCAATCGCTTGTGCGTAAAATCGGAAACGAAGTGATCCAAGTAGCAAACGCCGAAGGTTTTGCCCTCACAAACGAAGACCTTGAAGAGAACCTGCGTCTCACATGCAACTACACGCCACTCGGTAAGTGCTCCATGTTGCAAGACATCGAGGCCGGTCGCAAAACGGAGAATGCATATTTCTGCGGAACCATCAGTAAGCTCGGCAAAACGCACGGGATTCCGACGCCCTACTGCGAATTTTTAGGCGAACTTATCGAAGGGACCGAACTCGCACGAGAATTGCAAAAGAAGCTGTCATAA
- a CDS encoding (deoxy)nucleoside triphosphate pyrophosphohydrolase, whose translation MKSIEVVAGVIVDGGRIFATQRGYGDQKDGWEFPGGKMEPGETPEQALVRELQEELAVKVNVDEKICTVEYDYPKFHLTMHCFYCTLATGCKPKLLEHEDAKWLDRENLNTVNWLPADVEVVKYL comes from the coding sequence ATGAAATCGATAGAAGTTGTCGCAGGTGTTATCGTAGATGGCGGGCGCATTTTTGCCACGCAACGCGGGTATGGCGACCAAAAAGATGGCTGGGAATTTCCGGGCGGCAAGATGGAACCGGGTGAAACTCCGGAACAGGCGCTCGTTCGCGAGCTTCAGGAAGAGCTTGCGGTTAAGGTAAATGTTGACGAAAAAATTTGCACGGTGGAATACGATTACCCGAAATTCCACCTGACCATGCATTGCTTTTATTGCACACTCGCCACAGGCTGCAAACCGAAACTTTTGGAACACGAAGATGCCAAATGGCTTGACCGTGAAAACCTGAATACGGTCAACTGGCTCCCCGCCGACGTGGAAGTCGTGAAATACCTTTAG
- a CDS encoding GDYXXLXY domain-containing protein, which yields MSKKYKIVLAANLILVLAFFAFSVIQKETLIDKGTEILLRLAPVDPRSLMQGDYMALNYEMFLEIDYRSESGYLVVKVGSDRVAEFVRVQSDKNVNDGEHLIRFKRQSGRLSVGADNYFFQEGSAKKFENAKYGLLKVDADGNGILVGLCSEDGQLIK from the coding sequence ATGAGTAAAAAATATAAAATCGTATTGGCCGCCAATTTGATATTGGTACTCGCATTCTTCGCCTTTTCCGTGATACAAAAAGAAACGCTGATTGACAAGGGTACTGAAATTTTGTTACGCCTTGCGCCTGTAGACCCGCGCTCGCTGATGCAGGGTGACTATATGGCGTTGAATTATGAAATGTTTCTCGAGATTGACTATCGTTCTGAATCTGGTTACTTGGTGGTGAAGGTGGGTAGCGACAGGGTTGCAGAGTTTGTGCGTGTGCAGAGCGATAAGAACGTGAACGACGGGGAACATTTAATCCGTTTTAAAAGACAATCGGGACGGTTGAGTGTCGGGGCGGACAACTACTTTTTTCAGGAAGGTTCTGCTAAAAAATTCGAAAATGCCAAATACGGCTTGCTAAAAGTAGATGCTGATGGCAATGGCATCCTCGTAGGATTGTGCAGTGAAGATGGGCAACTGATTAAGTAG
- a CDS encoding alpha/beta hydrolase, whose translation MKKIAMTVCFTVVSAFAQWGGNMDGGFGGPQSGQNKLEYSEKFADVNYVGDGKTYHTMDIYLPKETKDSYPVVVHTYGSAWSMNNSKGSADLNTICAALLKAGYAVVTPNHRSASDAIYPAQLHDLKAVVRYLRGNSSKYKIDTSFIAMSGFSSGGHLSSLVATTCGLKEGKSGSVTVDLEGDLGSFTSFSSCIDAATLWSPPTDIYTMNPINNFMGSGTYEGAFIGAEREGNKDKWMVASSPYYASEDDAPTILFHGTSDQIVNPEQSKELYDSLQKYNVKSELVSVSGGTHGGNEMYSSENLGKMTSFFDEVRKAKAEKADSSSNGTTRLIASKNVPDFNVKLDGNKLRVYGTDVCRYKVFSVDGSFASSGVVQKQLDLSALPPGIYGIVVTVKSGEQKGLKFIRK comes from the coding sequence ATGAAAAAAATCGCTATGACGGTATGCTTTACCGTTGTTTCTGCATTCGCCCAGTGGGGCGGTAACATGGATGGTGGCTTTGGTGGACCACAATCTGGCCAAAACAAACTAGAGTATTCCGAAAAATTTGCTGATGTGAATTACGTCGGTGACGGAAAAACCTATCACACAATGGATATTTACTTGCCCAAAGAGACGAAGGATTCATATCCGGTTGTTGTCCATACTTATGGTAGCGCCTGGAGCATGAATAATTCTAAAGGCTCGGCGGATTTAAATACAATCTGTGCGGCGCTTCTTAAGGCGGGCTATGCGGTTGTTACGCCAAACCATCGCTCGGCAAGTGATGCTATTTACCCTGCGCAACTGCATGACCTCAAGGCTGTGGTGCGGTATTTGCGCGGAAACTCAAGTAAGTACAAAATAGATACGTCGTTTATTGCCATGTCGGGATTCTCTTCAGGAGGTCACCTTTCGAGTCTTGTTGCGACTACGTGCGGCTTAAAAGAAGGTAAGTCGGGTTCTGTGACTGTAGATTTGGAAGGTGACCTTGGAAGTTTTACTTCGTTTAGCAGTTGTATTGATGCCGCTACGCTTTGGTCTCCTCCGACGGATATTTACACCATGAATCCCATCAATAATTTTATGGGATCGGGTACCTACGAGGGCGCCTTTATTGGAGCCGAACGCGAAGGTAATAAGGATAAATGGATGGTGGCAAGTTCACCTTATTATGCCAGCGAAGATGATGCTCCGACAATTTTGTTCCATGGAACATCCGATCAGATTGTGAATCCAGAGCAAAGTAAGGAACTTTACGATTCTCTGCAAAAGTACAATGTGAAAAGTGAACTCGTTTCTGTGTCGGGCGGAACTCACGGTGGAAACGAGATGTATTCGAGTGAAAACTTGGGCAAGATGACTTCGTTCTTTGATGAAGTCCGAAAAGCCAAGGCCGAAAAAGCAGATTCTTCATCAAATGGAACGACACGTCTTATCGCAAGTAAGAATGTTCCTGATTTTAACGTAAAACTAGACGGAAATAAATTGCGTGTGTATGGAACGGACGTATGCCGCTATAAAGTTTTTTCTGTTGATGGCTCGTTTGCATCCAGCGGGGTAGTCCAAAAACAGTTGGATTTATCGGCGTTGCCACCGGGAATTTATGGCATTGTAGTTACGGTGAAGTCCGGTGAACAAAAAGGTCTAAAATTTATTAGAAAATAG
- the dxr gene encoding 1-deoxy-D-xylulose-5-phosphate reductoisomerase: protein MKNVVLLGATGSIGTSSVDVIHQHSDIFSLYAVAANSSVEKVAEIVRKYNVKRVCMFNEAAAKELEKELGMKVLAGMDGLCELAADPKADIIINALMGAVGCLPTITAIEHGKHVALANKETMVMAGPVIWDKLAENPKSFITPIDSEHSAIFQCLEGGKRESEVEFLEITASGGPFREWPIEKFENITVADALNHPVWSMGKKITIDSASMMNKGLEVLEAHFLFHIPYDQIKVVVHPQSMVHSLVQFRDGSLMAQLGAPDMRIPIQVALTWPERLKLETKRLDLPTLAKLTFFEPDFNKFRCLALAFDAGRRGGIVPAMMNAANEVLVDRFLKGNLKFTDIPKYVEMVMDKAPNVTGHLSLEQVLEADKEARLMTEGFLK from the coding sequence ATGAAAAACGTCGTTCTTCTCGGTGCCACTGGTTCTATCGGCACTTCTAGCGTTGATGTCATTCATCAACATTCGGATATTTTTAGTTTATATGCTGTTGCGGCGAATAGTAGCGTCGAAAAAGTCGCTGAAATCGTGCGCAAGTACAACGTCAAACGTGTTTGCATGTTTAACGAAGCTGCCGCTAAGGAACTTGAAAAAGAACTCGGCATGAAGGTGCTCGCCGGCATGGATGGTCTTTGCGAACTTGCAGCCGACCCGAAGGCCGACATCATCATCAACGCCTTGATGGGCGCTGTGGGCTGCCTCCCGACGATTACCGCCATCGAACACGGCAAGCATGTGGCTCTTGCCAACAAAGAAACGATGGTCATGGCTGGCCCGGTCATTTGGGACAAACTTGCCGAAAATCCGAAGTCCTTCATCACGCCGATTGACTCCGAACATAGCGCCATTTTCCAGTGCCTCGAAGGCGGCAAGCGCGAATCCGAAGTCGAATTCCTCGAAATCACGGCTTCGGGTGGCCCGTTCCGCGAATGGCCTATCGAAAAGTTTGAAAATATCACCGTTGCAGATGCTTTGAATCACCCAGTGTGGAGCATGGGCAAGAAGATTACCATAGACTCAGCTTCCATGATGAACAAGGGTCTCGAAGTGCTCGAAGCGCACTTCTTGTTCCACATTCCGTATGACCAAATCAAGGTTGTGGTTCACCCGCAGTCCATGGTACATTCGCTCGTGCAGTTCCGCGATGGTTCCTTGATGGCTCAGCTCGGCGCTCCCGACATGCGCATTCCGATTCAGGTGGCGCTCACATGGCCGGAACGTCTCAAGCTCGAAACCAAGCGCCTCGACTTGCCGACTCTTGCAAAGCTCACGTTCTTTGAACCGGACTTCAACAAGTTCCGTTGTTTGGCCCTTGCATTTGATGCTGGTCGCCGTGGCGGTATTGTTCCTGCGATGATGAATGCTGCAAACGAAGTTCTCGTGGATCGTTTCCTCAAGGGTAATCTCAAGTTCACCGATATTCCGAAGTACGTGGAAATGGTGATGGACAAGGCCCCGAATGTCACCGGTCACCTTTCGCTTGAACAAGTTCTCGAAGCTGACAAGGAAGCCCGCCTCATGACGGAAGGTTTCTTGAAATAA